A section of the Diabrotica virgifera virgifera chromosome 8, PGI_DIABVI_V3a genome encodes:
- the LOC126889585 gene encoding uncharacterized protein LOC126889585, whose protein sequence is MSESEFEEIERAWEEGCSAIIPEKSKIRYQNTYQSFKKWCEGKNLRIEEKTLLAYFVQRHMQLKAPGSLWAEYSMIKSTVFLYDGIDISKFSTLIAYLKRKNVGYRPKKASIFTREQFEKFLMEAPDEEFLVHK, encoded by the coding sequence atgagcgaaagtgaatttgaagaaattgaacgggcttgggaagaagggtgttccgcaattattcccgaaaaatccaaaatccgttatcaaaatacctaccaaagttttaaaaaatggtgcgaaggcaagaatttaagaatcgaagaaaagactctattggcatatttcgttcaaagacatatgcagttgaaagctcctggaagcctctgggcagaatattcaatgattaaatccaccgtttttctttatgatggcattgatatttccaagttttcaactttgattgcgtatttgaagagaaaaaatgttggctataggcctaagaaagcgagcatttttacacgggagcaatttgaaaaatttctgatggaagcaccggatgaagaatttctagttcacaaataa